The following coding sequences lie in one Bacteroides helcogenes P 36-108 genomic window:
- a CDS encoding lipid-A-disaccharide synthase N-terminal domain-containing protein, producing MNQQWIVFAIGFTAQLFFSARILVQWLMSERARKVLSPSLFWTLSLAGAYFLCLYGWLRHDFSIVLGQVISYYIYVWNLREKGVWNRLHRVLKLLLLFTPVAALLFAMRDAGALADRFFHNEDVPLWLLVGGSLGQVIFTLRFIYQWHYSYRRHESVLPAGFWIISLTGSSAIIVYGMIRFDPVLIIGQSFGFVAYIRNLCILHSQKEIPS from the coding sequence ATGAATCAGCAGTGGATAGTTTTTGCCATAGGCTTTACGGCTCAGCTTTTCTTTTCGGCGCGTATATTGGTTCAGTGGTTGATGTCCGAACGGGCACGCAAGGTGCTTTCGCCTTCCTTGTTTTGGACGCTGAGCCTTGCAGGGGCATACTTTCTCTGCCTATACGGATGGCTGCGCCATGATTTTTCCATTGTGTTGGGACAGGTGATTTCCTATTATATTTATGTATGGAATCTGCGTGAAAAGGGAGTTTGGAATCGGTTGCACCGAGTGCTCAAGCTCTTGTTGCTGTTTACTCCGGTAGCAGCTCTCTTGTTTGCAATGCGAGATGCCGGTGCACTGGCAGACAGATTTTTTCATAATGAAGATGTTCCACTCTGGTTGTTGGTAGGCGGTTCGTTAGGGCAAGTCATTTTTACGCTCCGCTTCATTTATCAATGGCATTACTCTTATCGCCGCCACGAATCTGTGTTGCCGGCAGGATTCTGGATAATCAGCCTGACGGGTTCTTCTGCCATCATCGTTTATGGCATGATTCGTTTTGACCCTGTGCTCATCATCGGACAATCTTTCGGATTTGTGGCCTACATACGCAACTTATGTATATTGCATAGCCAAAAGGAGATACCTTCATGA